In a single window of the Gossypium hirsutum isolate 1008001.06 chromosome A13, Gossypium_hirsutum_v2.1, whole genome shotgun sequence genome:
- the LOC107913493 gene encoding uncharacterized protein, whose protein sequence is MNPIEINPEQDKVHDADQKIIPNGGWRAGQDGDVEAGKSSENKEDSDSTEVNKTPDSDVAKEADHQINCNGHNKYIPTSKAQVPLPKPEPPKPKMERSQSLSIAESMPLIGKYIRDRSSSFSAAIMNRLSSLKEGSGDFVLKNDSLNFEVTEFKIPGVKVIVKLKSEEERLEDQIRGRITLFTKSNCEHSIAARQFFKEKGLRYVEINIDVFTKSGNELMERTESCEVPQIFFNDSLIGGLATLKSLSESGELHEKMKELLGPKCPEEAPKVPVYGINDEEDKEDELVGVVRFLRQSLPIQDRLIKMKMVKSCFAGPDVVEAIINHLDCGRRKGIATAKMMAQKHFIHHVFGENDFENGYHYYRFLEHEPFIMGCFNFRSSTNDNEPKPASFIADRLSKLMFSIVEMDGYVSDDRLHVDYFRISKSEEFRRYIKLTRDLQRINLQLFTPNERLAFFLNLYNAMVIHAVISIGHPEGILDNKAFFLDFQYVIGGYPHSLSIIENGILRNNRKSPFSLTKPFSKEDRRLHLVPMRVNPLIHFGLCKGTRSSPKLRFFTAHNVEDELISAAKDYFQSEGIKIDRELRTVYLTRIIKWFSQDFGGQEKEILEWVLNYLEGRNAKLLKTMLGDGDLITIVYQDYDWSGNL, encoded by the exons ATGAATCCAATAGAAATCAACCCTGAGCAAGACAAAGTCCACGATGCCGATCAGAAGATTATTCCCAACGGCGGATGGAGGGCCGGTCAAGATGGAGATGTCGAGGCGGGAAAAAGTAGTGAAAACAAAGAAGATTCGGATTCCACTGAAGTTAATAAAACCCCAGATTCGGACGTTGCTAAGGAGGCTGATCATCAAATCAATTGCAATGGCCATAATAAATACATTCCGACCAGCAAGGCTCAAGTTCCTCTCCCGAAACCGGAGCCACCGAAGCCAAAAATGGAGCGTTCGCAGTCATTGTCCATCGCCGAAAGCATGCCTTTGATAGGGAAATACATAAGAGATCGGAGCAGCAGCTTTTCAGCGGCGATCATGAACCGTTTATCGTCGCTAAAAGAAGGCAGTGGCGATTTCGTGTTGAAGAACGACTCGTTAAACTTCGAGGTAACGGAGTTCAAAATCCCCGGCGTGAAAGTCATAGTAAAGCTGAAAAGCGAAGAGGAAAGGCTAGAAGATCAAATAAGGGGTCGAATAACGTTGTTCACGAAGTCCAACTGCGAACACTCGATCGCTGCTCGTCAATTCTTTAAAGAAAAAGGGCTTAGATACGTGGAAATAAACATCGACGTGTTTACCAAAAGTGGGAATGAATTGATGGAAAGAACGGAGAGTTGCGAAGTGCCTCAGATATTCTTTAACGATAGCTTGATAGGCGGATTGGCGACGCTGAAATCGTTGAGTGAGAGTGGGGAATTGCATGAGAAAATGAAGGAATTGTTGGGTCCGAAATGTCCCGAAGAAGCACCCAAAGTACCGGTTTATGGAATTAACGATGAGGAAGACAAAGAAGATGAATTGGTGGGGGTAGTGAGGTTTCTGAGACAGAGCTTGCCCATTCAGGACCGTCTGATTAAGATGAAAATGGTCAAGAGTTGCTTTGCTGGTCCTGATGTGGTGGAAGCCATTATTAACCACCTTGACTGCGGCAGAAgaaag GGCATTGCAACAGCGAAGATGATGGCCCAGAAGCACTTCATCCACCATGTCTTTGG ggaaaatgattttgagaatgggTACCATTATTATCGTTTCCTAGAACATGAACCATTTATAATGGGATGCTTCAACTTTAGAAGTTCAACCAACGATAATGAACCAAAACCTGCATCTTTTATTGCGGATAGGCTTTCCAAGTTAATGTTTTCCATTGTGGAAATGGATGGCTATGTTTCTGACGATAGACTCCATGTCGATTATTTCCGCATCAGCAAAAGTGAAGAATTCCGCAG GTATATAAAATTGACTCGGGATCTGCAAAGGATAAATCTTCAATTATTCACACCAAATGAGAGGCTAGCCTTCTTCTTGAACCTATACAATGCAATGGTGATCCATGCTGTGATCAGCATCGGCCATCCCGAAGGAATACTTGATAATAAAGCCTTTTTCTTGGATTTCCAGTACGTCATTGGAGGCTACCCTCATTCCCTCAGCATCATTGAGAATGGCATCCTCAGAAACAACCGAAAATCCCCTTTTTCTTTGACCAAACCCTTTAGTAAAGAGGACCGCCGTTTACAT CTGGTTCCTATGAGAGTGAATCCATTGATTCATTTCGGATTATGCAAAGGAACAAGATCAAGCCCCAAGCTTAGGTTTTTCACTGCTCACAACGTGGAAGATGAGCTCATATCTGCAGCCAAGGACTACTTTCAGAGTGAAGGGATAAAAATTGATAGGGAACTTAGAACTGTTTATTTAACTCGGATCATCAAGTG GTTTAGCCAAGATTTTGGAGGACAAGAGAAGGAAATCTTGGAGTGGGTCCTGAATTACTTGGAAGGAAGGAACGCCAAGCTTTTGAAGACTATGTTGGGTGATGGAGACCTTATTACCATTGTGTATCAGGATTATGATTGGTCTGGTAATTTGTGA
- the LOC107913494 gene encoding uncharacterized protein isoform X4, producing the protein MNRPAVSFQSTTTSAISSSSEMIPMGGYFAPPPMFLPRNSSIITSSPALLQPGNSSGSSFLVDSVAGLNHDTGLAVEWSVDEQYILEDGLEKYNEEPNILKYIKIAASLPEKTVRDVALRCRWMQRKRRKPEEHNAGKKVNNRKDKLVESSSKMTMPSSLPPTMAAYPLMMRHLDQNGRTPSEGICGTTMHLLKQNAQTFSQITSNLSQYKHERDARINEPYATIACIC; encoded by the exons ATGAACCGACCGGCCGTATCTTTCCAATCAACTACTACTTCTGCTATTAGTAGTAGTTCTGAGATGATTCCGATGGGTGGTTACTTTGCACCGCCGCCTATGTTCTTGCCTCGGAATTCCAGTATTATTACATCCTCCCCTGCCCTATTACAACCGGGAAACTCTTCTGGATCTTCCTTCCTTGTCGACTCTGTTGCAGGGCTCAATCATGATACAGGGTTGGCGGTGGAGTGGTCTGTTGATGAACAGTATATATTGGAGGATGGCCTTGAAAA ATATAACGAGGAACCAAATATTTTGAAGTACATAAAGATTGCAGCTAGCTTGCCTGAGAAAACTGTACGTGATGTTGCACTGAGGTGTAGGTGGATGCAA AGAAAGCGTAGAAAACCTGAGGAACATAATGCGGGAAAGAAGGTAAACAACAGGAAG GATAAGCTGGTGGAATCATCTTCTAAGATGACTATGCCTTCATCTCTGCCACCAACCATGGCTGCATATCCTCTCATGATGCGTCATCTGGATCAGAATGGAAGAACGCCTTCTGAAG GAATATGTGGTACAACTATGCATCTTTTGAAGCAAAATGCTCAAACTTTTAGTCAAATCACATCCAATCTTTCTCAATACAAG CATGAGAGAGATGCCAGGATTAATGAGCCATATGCCACCATTGCCTGTATCTGTTAA
- the LOC107913494 gene encoding uncharacterized protein isoform X1, translated as MNRPAVSFQSTTTSAISSSSEMIPMGGYFAPPPMFLPRNSSIITSSPALLQPGNSSGSSFLVDSVAGLNHDTGLAVEWSVDEQYILEDGLEKYNEEPNILKYIKIAASLPEKTVRDVALRCRWMQIKVLFGNWQRKRRKPEEHNAGKKVNNRKDKLVESSSKMTMPSSLPPTMAAYPLMMRHLDQNGRTPSEGICGTTMHLLKQNAQTFSQITSNLSQYKLQDNIDLFCHARNNITAMLNDMREMPGLMSHMPPLPVSVNEDLANGLLPGATNVLPVNEFACAGLHGQKSGVVDTTIS; from the exons ATGAACCGACCGGCCGTATCTTTCCAATCAACTACTACTTCTGCTATTAGTAGTAGTTCTGAGATGATTCCGATGGGTGGTTACTTTGCACCGCCGCCTATGTTCTTGCCTCGGAATTCCAGTATTATTACATCCTCCCCTGCCCTATTACAACCGGGAAACTCTTCTGGATCTTCCTTCCTTGTCGACTCTGTTGCAGGGCTCAATCATGATACAGGGTTGGCGGTGGAGTGGTCTGTTGATGAACAGTATATATTGGAGGATGGCCTTGAAAA ATATAACGAGGAACCAAATATTTTGAAGTACATAAAGATTGCAGCTAGCTTGCCTGAGAAAACTGTACGTGATGTTGCACTGAGGTGTAGGTGGATGCAA ATAAAGGTACTTTTTGGAAATTGGCAGAGAAAGCGTAGAAAACCTGAGGAACATAATGCGGGAAAGAAGGTAAACAACAGGAAG GATAAGCTGGTGGAATCATCTTCTAAGATGACTATGCCTTCATCTCTGCCACCAACCATGGCTGCATATCCTCTCATGATGCGTCATCTGGATCAGAATGGAAGAACGCCTTCTGAAG GAATATGTGGTACAACTATGCATCTTTTGAAGCAAAATGCTCAAACTTTTAGTCAAATCACATCCAATCTTTCTCAATACAAG TTACAGGATAACATTGACCTCTTTTGTCACGCAAGGAACAATATTACCGCCATGCTAAATGA CATGAGAGAGATGCCAGGATTAATGAGCCATATGCCACCATTGCCTGTATCTGTTAATGAGGATTTAGCAAATGGCCTCTTGCCTGGAGCAACTAATGTCTTGCCTGTTAATGAGTTTGCATGTGCTGGGTTGCATGGCCAAAAAAGTGGAGTCGTAGACACCACCATAAGCTAA
- the LOC107913494 gene encoding uncharacterized protein isoform X3: protein MNRPAVSFQSTTTSAISSSSEMIPMGGYFAPPPMFLPRNSSIITSSPALLQPGNSSGSSFLVDSVAGLNHDTGLAVEWSVDEQYILEDGLEKYNEEPNILKYIKIAASLPEKTVRDVALRCRWMQIKVLFGNWQRKRRKPEEHNAGKKVNNRKDKLVESSSKMTMPSSLPPTMAAYPLMMRHLDQNGRTPSEGICGTTMHLLKQNAQTFSQITSNLSQYKHERDARINEPYATIACIC, encoded by the exons ATGAACCGACCGGCCGTATCTTTCCAATCAACTACTACTTCTGCTATTAGTAGTAGTTCTGAGATGATTCCGATGGGTGGTTACTTTGCACCGCCGCCTATGTTCTTGCCTCGGAATTCCAGTATTATTACATCCTCCCCTGCCCTATTACAACCGGGAAACTCTTCTGGATCTTCCTTCCTTGTCGACTCTGTTGCAGGGCTCAATCATGATACAGGGTTGGCGGTGGAGTGGTCTGTTGATGAACAGTATATATTGGAGGATGGCCTTGAAAA ATATAACGAGGAACCAAATATTTTGAAGTACATAAAGATTGCAGCTAGCTTGCCTGAGAAAACTGTACGTGATGTTGCACTGAGGTGTAGGTGGATGCAA ATAAAGGTACTTTTTGGAAATTGGCAGAGAAAGCGTAGAAAACCTGAGGAACATAATGCGGGAAAGAAGGTAAACAACAGGAAG GATAAGCTGGTGGAATCATCTTCTAAGATGACTATGCCTTCATCTCTGCCACCAACCATGGCTGCATATCCTCTCATGATGCGTCATCTGGATCAGAATGGAAGAACGCCTTCTGAAG GAATATGTGGTACAACTATGCATCTTTTGAAGCAAAATGCTCAAACTTTTAGTCAAATCACATCCAATCTTTCTCAATACAAG CATGAGAGAGATGCCAGGATTAATGAGCCATATGCCACCATTGCCTGTATCTGTTAA
- the LOC107913494 gene encoding uncharacterized protein isoform X2: MNRPAVSFQSTTTSAISSSSEMIPMGGYFAPPPMFLPRNSSIITSSPALLQPGNSSGSSFLVDSVAGLNHDTGLAVEWSVDEQYILEDGLEKYNEEPNILKYIKIAASLPEKTVRDVALRCRWMQRKRRKPEEHNAGKKVNNRKDKLVESSSKMTMPSSLPPTMAAYPLMMRHLDQNGRTPSEGICGTTMHLLKQNAQTFSQITSNLSQYKLQDNIDLFCHARNNITAMLNDMREMPGLMSHMPPLPVSVNEDLANGLLPGATNVLPVNEFACAGLHGQKSGVVDTTIS; this comes from the exons ATGAACCGACCGGCCGTATCTTTCCAATCAACTACTACTTCTGCTATTAGTAGTAGTTCTGAGATGATTCCGATGGGTGGTTACTTTGCACCGCCGCCTATGTTCTTGCCTCGGAATTCCAGTATTATTACATCCTCCCCTGCCCTATTACAACCGGGAAACTCTTCTGGATCTTCCTTCCTTGTCGACTCTGTTGCAGGGCTCAATCATGATACAGGGTTGGCGGTGGAGTGGTCTGTTGATGAACAGTATATATTGGAGGATGGCCTTGAAAA ATATAACGAGGAACCAAATATTTTGAAGTACATAAAGATTGCAGCTAGCTTGCCTGAGAAAACTGTACGTGATGTTGCACTGAGGTGTAGGTGGATGCAA AGAAAGCGTAGAAAACCTGAGGAACATAATGCGGGAAAGAAGGTAAACAACAGGAAG GATAAGCTGGTGGAATCATCTTCTAAGATGACTATGCCTTCATCTCTGCCACCAACCATGGCTGCATATCCTCTCATGATGCGTCATCTGGATCAGAATGGAAGAACGCCTTCTGAAG GAATATGTGGTACAACTATGCATCTTTTGAAGCAAAATGCTCAAACTTTTAGTCAAATCACATCCAATCTTTCTCAATACAAG TTACAGGATAACATTGACCTCTTTTGTCACGCAAGGAACAATATTACCGCCATGCTAAATGA CATGAGAGAGATGCCAGGATTAATGAGCCATATGCCACCATTGCCTGTATCTGTTAATGAGGATTTAGCAAATGGCCTCTTGCCTGGAGCAACTAATGTCTTGCCTGTTAATGAGTTTGCATGTGCTGGGTTGCATGGCCAAAAAAGTGGAGTCGTAGACACCACCATAAGCTAA